A single genomic interval of Sphingobacteriales bacterium harbors:
- the atpC gene encoding ATP synthase F1 subunit epsilon, which produces MHVDFITPEEKLFEGDATSVILPGVGGYFEILDRHAPLIAALGKGQTKITTAQGTKTYTITGGFAEVLNNKLVVLAESAKSGDA; this is translated from the coding sequence ATGCACGTTGATTTTATAACTCCGGAAGAAAAACTATTTGAGGGCGATGCTACCAGCGTAATATTGCCCGGTGTTGGCGGCTATTTTGAAATTTTAGACCGTCACGCGCCCCTGATAGCTGCCTTAGGCAAAGGGCAAACCAAAATTACTACTGCACAAGGCACTAAAACATATACTATTACCGGCGGTTTTGCCGAGGTGCTAAACAATAAATTAGTAGTATTGGCCGAATCGGCTAAAAGCGGCGATGCTTAA
- a CDS encoding glycosyltransferase family 2 protein — MLDIYRHANPLVSVIMATYNRATYLKRSISSFIAQSFKNCELIIVDDGSEDNTFEVVSDFLKTQENIRYLKHSNRKLSLSKNAGIKAAAGRYIAFLDSDDEYKPNYLEKRVAFMETNKTVDLIEGGAIIIGDPFVKDKNDLSKKIHLSECHIGTTFFGKKEVFLTSGGFDKNIFYSEDSAFWEKAESMLFTLKKINEPGYIYYRDTPGSICNTV; from the coding sequence ATGCTTGACATCTACCGGCACGCGAACCCCCTTGTTTCTGTAATTATGGCCACGTATAACCGGGCTACTTATTTGAAAAGGAGTATTTCTTCTTTTATAGCTCAAAGTTTTAAAAATTGTGAACTGATTATAGTAGATGACGGAAGCGAAGATAATACTTTTGAAGTTGTAAGCGATTTTTTAAAAACACAGGAAAACATCCGCTATTTAAAACACAGTAACCGCAAATTATCCCTTTCTAAAAATGCCGGTATTAAAGCCGCCGCCGGAAGGTATATTGCCTTTTTAGACAGCGATGACGAATACAAACCCAACTATTTAGAAAAAAGGGTGGCTTTTATGGAAACCAACAAAACAGTAGATTTAATAGAAGGGGGGGCAATTATTATTGGAGACCCGTTTGTGAAGGATAAAAACGATTTGTCTAAAAAAATCCATCTGTCTGAATGCCATATCGGGACCACTTTTTTTGGCAAAAAAGAAGTGTTCCTTACATCGGGTGGTTTTGATAAAAATATTTTTTATAGCGAAGACAGCGCCTTTTGGGAAAAGGCCGAAAGCATGTTGTTTACCCTCAAAAAAATTAATGAGCCCGGCTACATCTATTATCGCGATACCCCCGGCAGCATTTGTAATACGGTTTAG
- a CDS encoding glycine--tRNA ligase — MTIQKSGDELFKLIVSHSKEYGFIFPSSEIYDGLNASYDYGPFGAQLKFNIRDYWWRAMTQLQDDIVGIDAAIFMHPKVWKASGHVDAFNDPMIDNRDSKKRYRADNLIEDFLQSIQNKIAKEVEKGKKKFGETFNEEQFLATNPNVLRSAEKFNTINTRYLQALAANDLNELRNIIIDCEIADPESGSRNWTDVRQFNLMFSMQFGALAADAENSQVYLRPETAQGIFVNFLNVQKTTRKKLPFGIAQVGKAFRNEIVARQFIFRMREFEQMEMQFFVKPGTEMEWYNYWKQTRMRWHQALHPENKLRFHDHDKLAHYANAAVDIEFEFPFGFKELEGIHSRTDFDLSEHQKLSGRKLQYFDHELNENYVPYVVETSVGLDRMFLATLSNAIAEEEVPDAEGGVATRTVLKLPPALAPVKLAVLPLLNQKGLPEKGEEIFKKLRLHFDCQFEAKDTIGRRYRRQDAIGTPWCVTVDFETLENDTVTLRNRDSLEQIRIPIAEIQARVNETVSVTKLLEK; from the coding sequence ATGACTATACAAAAATCCGGAGACGAACTTTTTAAACTCATTGTATCGCACAGCAAAGAGTATGGGTTTATTTTCCCATCGAGCGAAATTTATGACGGCCTGAATGCCTCTTATGATTATGGCCCCTTTGGCGCTCAACTAAAATTTAATATTCGCGATTATTGGTGGCGGGCTATGACCCAACTGCAAGACGATATTGTAGGTATTGATGCTGCCATTTTTATGCACCCCAAAGTATGGAAAGCATCGGGGCACGTGGACGCATTTAACGACCCAATGATTGACAACCGCGACTCGAAGAAACGTTACCGCGCCGACAACCTGATTGAAGATTTTTTGCAAAGCATTCAAAATAAAATTGCCAAAGAAGTAGAAAAAGGCAAAAAAAAATTTGGCGAAACCTTTAACGAAGAGCAGTTTTTAGCTACTAACCCCAACGTGCTGCGCAGCGCCGAAAAGTTTAATACCATTAACACCCGCTACCTGCAGGCATTGGCAGCCAACGACTTAAACGAACTTCGGAATATTATTATTGACTGCGAAATTGCCGACCCCGAAAGCGGCTCGCGCAACTGGACAGACGTGCGGCAGTTTAATTTAATGTTTTCAATGCAATTTGGTGCCTTAGCCGCCGATGCCGAAAACAGCCAGGTTTACCTGCGCCCCGAAACTGCACAGGGCATATTTGTAAACTTTTTAAACGTGCAAAAAACTACCCGCAAAAAATTGCCGTTTGGTATTGCCCAGGTAGGTAAAGCTTTTAGAAATGAAATTGTAGCAAGGCAGTTTATTTTTAGAATGCGTGAGTTTGAACAAATGGAAATGCAGTTTTTTGTAAAACCCGGAACCGAGATGGAGTGGTATAATTATTGGAAACAAACCCGGATGCGCTGGCACCAAGCCCTACATCCGGAAAATAAATTGCGCTTTCACGACCACGACAAACTTGCCCACTACGCCAACGCCGCCGTTGATATTGAGTTTGAATTTCCGTTCGGTTTTAAAGAGTTAGAAGGCATTCATTCGCGTACCGATTTTGACCTTAGCGAGCATCAAAAATTATCCGGAAGAAAACTACAGTATTTTGACCACGAGCTAAACGAAAATTATGTGCCTTATGTAGTTGAAACTTCTGTAGGCCTTGACCGGATGTTTTTGGCCACCCTTAGCAACGCTATTGCCGAAGAAGAAGTACCCGATGCCGAAGGCGGAGTTGCTACGCGCACCGTACTAAAATTGCCTCCTGCACTGGCACCCGTTAAATTAGCTGTTTTGCCCCTGCTAAACCAAAAAGGTCTGCCCGAAAAAGGCGAAGAAATATTTAAAAAGCTGCGTCTGCATTTTGACTGCCAATTTGAGGCAAAAGATACTATTGGCCGCCGCTACCGCCGGCAAGATGCCATAGGCACGCCATGGTGTGTAACCGTTGATTTTGAAACCCTCGAAAACGACACCGTTACCCTGCGCAACCGCGATAGCCTTGAGCAAATACGCATACCCATTGCCGAAATTCAAGCCCGGGTAAACGAAACGGTAAGCGTTACCAAACTGCTCGAAAAATAG
- a CDS encoding DUF937 domain-containing protein, with protein MNLTDLLLQQLGGDTAKTLGQQFGLDESQTQQALQVAIPVLMGAFAKNTATEDGANSLHNALSRDHDGSILSDLAGFILGGGGQEQAQQPQEDIQLQRRNDGAGILGHLLGGNSGNLANIISMLSKMDLSKAIGFLQTIAPLVMGVLGKVQNQNGLDSQQMAGLIQNTQAEQTQNAPDGLTSILSSVLDSDQDGTVMDDIAGMAFKIFGGR; from the coding sequence ATGAATTTAACCGATTTACTTTTGCAGCAACTTGGCGGTGATACGGCCAAAACATTAGGACAACAATTTGGCTTAGACGAAAGCCAAACGCAGCAGGCTCTGCAGGTAGCCATACCTGTTTTAATGGGTGCATTCGCCAAAAACACTGCTACCGAAGACGGTGCTAACTCGTTGCATAACGCCTTGTCGCGCGACCACGACGGCAGTATTTTAAGCGACCTTGCCGGATTTATTTTAGGCGGTGGCGGCCAAGAGCAAGCCCAACAACCGCAAGAAGATATACAATTACAACGCCGCAACGATGGGGCGGGTATATTAGGCCATTTATTGGGCGGCAATTCCGGAAATTTGGCGAATATTATCAGCATGTTATCTAAAATGGATTTGTCGAAGGCTATTGGCTTTTTGCAAACTATTGCCCCCTTAGTAATGGGTGTTTTGGGTAAAGTTCAAAATCAAAACGGCCTTGATAGCCAACAAATGGCAGGTTTAATACAAAATACCCAAGCCGAGCAAACACAAAATGCCCCCGATGGTTTAACAAGCATTTTGTCGTCAGTATTAGACAGCGACCAAGACGGAACCGTTATGGACGATATTGCCGGCATGGCCTTCAAAATTTTTGGCGGACGTTAA